Below is a genomic region from Microcaecilia unicolor chromosome 9, aMicUni1.1, whole genome shotgun sequence.
ATTGCAATTAATTTTAGACTGGAGAACCCTTCAGTAAAAGAAAAGCAATTAATTTAGAGCCTGACCAAAACTGGCTGCTCGGTTTCAGTAGAAACCAAAATTGTACACAAAACTGCCCACCACACCCTCCCCACACCTAAACAACATACACCCCCTCCAAAGGACATTCCCCCAACAgcggcctctctctctctctgcccccctgtGATCACTCTCTGTCCCCCTGCCCATCCCACCTGACCATCCGTAGGCCCTCTCTGGGCCTACCTTAagaaaccctggtggtctagcggtctcTTTGGAGGCAAGAATGAAGCCCACTCATTTCTGCCCTATGCCTCTGCTCCCAACGCAATGGTTACTGAGATTTCCTgtggcagtcttgcaagactgcctcaggaggtcccagcagccattttgcgaTTGGAACCAGAATGGACAGGAGCGagtctcctgcccatgctggttaTCATCGCAAAATGACTGCCAGGACCTCAGACTCAAACTTAGATTTgaaaccctctggggacagagaaatacctactataTTTGAATCATGAACTTCACCTTGAGCTAATTCTAAATATACTATTCCCTGTGAAAATTCACCAGCAGATCTGTGCCACAGGCAGTATTTGCCCTGCATAGTTTGCAGATGCAAAGTATGTTGGTTAAATCCATGAAAAACAGACAAGTAGATCTGAAAATGAAATCCCCATGCTTGCTTTTCTGGGTCCAGTCTGCCCCCACCCTTTGTTCCACTTCTTCTTCCCACAGAGTGCTCAAGGCAGTCTTGGAAGGGACTTTTTCCAAGGGGTAAACCCCTGCCTATCAGTGGAAATCCTTGCAAAAATTTCCCTCAAAGTGTATTACCTGGGAAGTGAGAACATTCTGTTCTGGGCCTgagtctctttttctctccacTCGCTTTTAGTTTCTATTTGGCACTTATATTGCACCCTCAGCTGAGATGCACAGGAAATTACCTACATGTAACAGTGAATTCTTACCCAGAAGAGTTACAGTCTTGTACTTGAGAAAGCAAGAGATAAAAGCTATTTGGCTAAGGTCACAGTAAGTGCTATTAGCAGAAGCAGGATTGGAATGCTGGCCCCTGACTCCAACCATTAATTTGTTCTCACATGCACAAGTTTCTGTCTAGATTCAAATATGGGACTTTTTGCATGCAAGACAAATGTGATGACCTTCCCAGTATAGAAACTGGCACCTCACTGTATAATTCTCATTATACATTAATGTACTACTCCTGCTGATTGGGGCCATGAGACAGAATTTTCCTGGTTTCTAGCTAAGGCAGGGTTGCCAATTAGAGGTCTCAGATTATTCACTTGCACAGTTGTTGAATctatttaaaatttttctttGGGTCTTATTCCTGGTTTTCCTAATATTTTATTTCATATAGTAACACATGTCAAACAAGAAAAGGATGTGACAATTCTTTTTTGATAGCCACATCAGCTGTTTGGAAAAATATCTAAGTCCATTTGTTAAATGTCTGACATTCTTGCTTCTCCTGTGTCAGCATGATGCCTGTATACTGTCCATTTGGCATAACcctaattttctttcatttgtgaatgaaggagggagcagggaagcaGTTAGCAGGTGGAGATTTTTTAAATACCTCAAACACTAATATGACTTCAGGAATCAAacatgtcagaatttaaaaatagaatactaatgattttgtgcattttaacTATTAACTGAATTGCCTCAATTTAATTTTGTTAGTAGTTCTGTGTTACCTCATCAAGAACTACACAGGGCTTGTGATACCCACAGAATGTTAAATTAGTCTGTAACTTGTGCTTCTGGTGCCCCCTTGTGGATGGCTTGGACCAAGTAAACCAGTAGGGAAAGTGCAGCTTGGATGCTTGCTAGCTCTTCTATGGCCAATTCCTAGCTTCATCATCTGTTCTTGTTATCCAGTCACTCAAAGCAAGATGGTTATGGGAGAAGACATAGGGGTCCTTCAGTTTTGTCATTCTTCTGTCCTGGGGTTTGCCCATTTTTCTGATACAATAGTATGTTTCCCACTGATCTTTTTCATCTCTGTTCAGCCAACACCCTTACAGGGAAGGAATAGATAAGTTgtagctgtatttctctgtgaGGCTGAGGAGGTTCAGAATTATTATGTTACTTTATTATATTCCTAAGTTGGTGGCAATATGTATTTTTAGCCAGTGAATTTCTAAGGCATAGGATTCTTGTGCTGTGGGTCCAGAGAAGTGGGCAAACTATGTGACCCTTGGGACCATAAGCTGGCCTTGGAATGTCTATTAATTGGGTTTGGTAATGCCATCTTTTCACCCATTATACTTCTCCCCTTACCCCCCATTCCACGTTGTATCTTCTGTCTGCTGGTTGCAATCCACTGTTCCTGTGAACAGCTGATCTTACTTTTTTATGGCTATCAGTGTAGAAGTCAGGGTTATAATGACAAACATAGGAACACATAATTAtaaagaggacagattgagccagtccagattttactttcattgaaagcaatggaagccaGGACTGTCTCAATCTGCCCTCCTTTTACTGgagccatatggaggggcataatcgaacggggtcggccatctataagggcggccccctctaatgacggccccgtcaagcggcatACCTGActgcattattgaaacaagatgtacggccatctttcatttcgataatatggtcggggccagtcaactctcaacatttggcccgcccttagagatcgccggcattaaagatggccgccattggttttcgccaataatggaaactaatggtggccatctcaaacccggccaaatccaagccctttggtcatgggaggagccagcatttgtagtgcactggtccccctcacatgccaggacaccaaccgggcatcctagggggcactgcagtggacttcacaaattgatcccaggtgcatagctcccttaccttgggtgctgagccccccaaccccccccaaacccactaccctcaactgtacaacactaccatagcccttaaagggtaacggggggcacctagatgtgggtacagtgggtttcggttgggttttggagggctcccatttaccaccacaagtgtaaaaggtagggagggatgggcctgggtccacctgcctgaagtgcactgcagtacccactaaaaactgctccagggacctgcatattgctgtgatggagctgggtatgacatttgaggctggcatagaggctgacaaaaaaaatgtttttttaatttttttttgggtgggagggggttgatgaccactgggggagtaaggggatgtgatccccgattccctccggtggtcatctggtcagttcgggcaccttttcaaggcttggtcgtgaacaaaaaggggccgagtaaagtcggccaaatgctcgtcagggccggccttcttttttccattatcggccgaggcaggccatctcttaaccacgcccctgtcccaccttcggtacactgccaacacgcccccgtgaactttggccagccctgtgacggaaagcagttgaagccggccaaaatcgtctttcgattataccgatttggccggcgttaggagaaggccagccatctcccgatttgtgtcggaagatggtaaccctaattatggTCAGCAGGAAGGAGGCTTGAGGACAGCAATAATCACTGCATTACTGAgcttctcttctttccttcttgTTCAGGCTGGCTGGCAGGTGGAAGAAGTGGCCATAACCTAGGGTCAGCTTCATTCTTGTACTGCCCATATCAACAAAATCCTGGAAAATGACCTAATACAAAGAACCACTATATTTTCTCTGCTACTTCACCACCATGGCCTAAAAATAAACAATGGCCTCAGCTAAGGCCTGGACCATTCTATCCACAGTGCTGCCCAAACCCCAAAAAACAGGTGCTGATGCTTGTAGCCATAGAGGCTGCTGAATAAACCTGGCCATTGATGtaactaaagaaaaaaacaacctcTGGTAGGCCAGGCTACTTGGGGTGGGGCTTGTAGGGAGCATTTTAAGGGGATACGGGAGGAGAAGGAATGTGTAGAGAGATGGAGGAGGCTTTTGTTGCACTGAAGAGGATCGCCATGTTCCTCAACTGGAGCTATAAGGGTATTTCCCAGCTACTGGTGCAGGCAAGAGTCACTAATGtggcatttgaaaaaaaaaatgtttgcacacTCCTGATCCTGAGCTTTTAATGAGTCCTGTAAAACTTGTAAGGGAGGAACGAGAAAGAAACTCATTATGGTCATTCAATGTCTGAATTACAAAGCCAAAGTGTAAGGCAGaagctgaaaaattatttttaacttGCTAGACTAGTACTACACCACAAGATTGAAAACTTGGAAAACCTTTCAAGAAATTTAAATCTGCAtcttttaaattttccaaaagaCCAATTTGCTACGCCTAGAGATATGTTTGTGAAATTTCTGAAGGAGGTGTACAAGTATTCTGATCAAGCCCTTCCACCTACTCAGAGAATATATTACCTAAAAACTTTGCCAAAATTGAGTAAGAATGTTCCTAAAACTTTAGATAGGACTCTTGAATCATTGGACTTAACAAATATTCTGGAACAATCGAATGAAAACATTGAGGCCAGAGTTACTttaattgtttcatttgttttcttacaAGACAAAGAAACTCTGTTGAGACTATACTTTAAGAATATACATCCAGAATTTAAGGGTGCTAAAATTTCAATCTTTCCAGATATATCTCGTTGGTCTCAACAGAGGAGAAAGAAATTTCTAGAGATGAAACAAGAATCTCTGGCTATAAAGGCAAAGTTCCAATTGCATTTCCCGTGTAAATGTATGTTGACTATGAATGaaaaaagatacattttcttTGAGCCTGATCAATTACGTACGTTCCTTGATGCACAAGGCGATAAGGGTTAAGTACATATAAAGAAAGGTTGTATAATTAAGGAGTAACCTCCTGCCGATCCTAAGGTTTATGATTGCTTAAATCCCAACTTCCATGGATTTTCTTTAAACTATCTTGAATCCCTAATTGGTTTTGTGGACTAAAAGCAATTAaggtgttattattattatttggaaaGATTTTCTTTTGTAATTATATCCTATGGCTGTATCTTATCAAAGATGGTATCTTTTGTacttaatgaaataaataaataaataaattatttttaactCACACCATCACATTTACTCCAGTAAAGCTTTGAAAATTTATATAATGCCTTTTGATCTACCTTTTGAAGTTCTTGTGTTGTAGCTGGTCATCTGATCTTATTAGAAATGAAAATTTCCCAGAAAGGTCATTTTGGAACTAAAGAAATTCTTGCTCATATTTCCTTCCTTTTCACATCCACAGACAGGAAACCCTGGATCAAGAACGAACCTTCCGATCAATATCAACCATTATGCAACAAAGAAGAGCGTAGCAGAGAGCATGCTGGATGTGGCCCTCTTTATGGCCAATGCTACACAGCTAAAGGCTGTGCTTGAGCAGGGGCCCTCGTTCCAGTATTATGCGACCCTTATCGCTCTAATCAGCATCTCCCTCTTCTTTCAGCTGGTCATCGGGATCCTGCTGATTGTCATTGGTAAGTATCCTTCAGGGACTGTACAcacatgtaaattgctttgaactgCTACTGAAAAGGTGCAAGTTAATTCAAATCCAAATCCCTTCGATTTAGAAGGGACCTGTTAGCTTCATGATGCAAGATGGTCTAATACCCTATTGGTGCTCTGGTTCAAAATAGTACTGAAGAGGCAGGGGTATTGCGATCCAAAATATGTTTTCAaataggcttgcttttctgaagtaggttgtgaaaactgtaagggtgtttatagctattctgcatgctgttttacatTGCTTAATTTGTAATtcttcaatttgtattttgtatttcttacctTTTCGTTTCTTTTTACATGCACCAACATATTCATATGTCTCCGTAACATTAATGTGTCAGTAGTGAACATCCCTTATGTATCAATTCTTTCCTGATTTCATTGATACGCCAGTAACCTTGCAAACTgtgtcattcttctttgaactttaATACTGTCATTAATATTTCTTTCTGTTCTCTGATAATGAAAACTGTGAACATAGTCCAGATGGATACTTAGCAAGGCCTTATTCAAAAGTAGATTACTCCTGGGCCTCTATGCTAGAAACCTTGATGGCTTTCAGGGTGACTCCCAACTCTGTTATGACCTTCTGCTTGgaacttttattatttatttgcaacCACCCTTCTGATGAATGGCTCTTCAAGGTGCTTAACTATATATATccacacaaaataaaacaaatattacaatataaaatataaaatataaaagacATAGGCAATATCTATAATTCAGTGCAGACACAGAGTATAAATTCATCAAAGTCTTCAAAATCACTGTTTTCCATTGTCTCGTATCTTACCATGGGTTCGTCCACGAAATCCCCTACTATGCCCTCAGCTAATGACTTGGCCTCCTATTTCATTACTAAAATTAGCTCTCTATGCACCTCTTTTCAGCCTAATATGCCAactcacaatgcaaattagatattTGCCCCATTAGCCTACTAAGATCTgtccccaaacaattcaaaaaagacctcacgaaccatgtAAACCATagacttcaaaatggtctctttcccacggagaaaggaaacatcctacttactccgctgccaaaagatgctaagaaaggtacaatggacctaaccaattatcgcccagtagcatctatcccgctcataaccaaactaatggaggATATAGTGACTAAACAACTCTCTgattacctaaataaacactcaattttacatgaatctcaatcaggattttggtcaaatcacagcaacgaaactgtactagtatctgcaatgaactcattcaaacaagcaattgcaactggtaacaacatactcctcctacaattcgacatgtccagtgccttcgatatggttaaccatgaaatactactacacatactagaatacttcggagtaggaggtacagttctcagatgattcaaaggattcctcactacaagatcatacc
It encodes:
- the NINJ2 gene encoding ninjurin-2, whose translation is MMGSARDTIDLQTGNPGSRTNLPININHYATKKSVAESMLDVALFMANATQLKAVLEQGPSFQYYATLIALISISLFFQLVIGILLIVIARINLNEVSNQPRLNILNNIATALVFITVVINIFITAFGVQKTGLYPTGYKAHRP